In one Nicotiana sylvestris chromosome 8, ASM39365v2, whole genome shotgun sequence genomic region, the following are encoded:
- the LOC138875483 gene encoding uncharacterized protein gives MEKQTRGYIPEDALTFSDEDIEALSQPHNDALVISFLVNTFQIKHVLVDPGNLANIIRSRVVEQLGLLEQIMHASRVVNGLNMVSETTKVVITLPVNVVGTTQNVKFHVIEGDMRYNALLRKPWIHCMRAVPSTLHQMIKFPMNDGIKTVYGEQHAAREMFVVHDVAPASMPSTSKEPKDKQTVK, from the coding sequence atgGAAAAGCAAACTCGGGGTTATATACCCGAAGATGCTCTCACATTTAGCGATGAGGACATCGAGgccttgtctcaacctcataaCGATGCTTTGGTAATTTcctttcttgtgaatacatttcaaattaagcatgttcttgtggatccaggtaacttggccaacattattaggtcaagggtggtagagcagctcggactactCGAACAGATCATGCATGCCTCTCGAGTCGTCAACGGACTCAACATGGTGAGCGAAACAACAAAAGTGGtaatcaccctcccggtcaacgtggtcggcacgacccaaaatgtcaaattccatgtcatcgaaggagacatgaggtacaatgccttgctcagaaaaccatggatacactgcatgagagcagtaccatcaacccttcatcaaatgataaaGTTTCCAATGAATGATGGAATAAAAACCgtgtacggggaacaacatgcagcgaGGGAGATGTTTGTGGTGCATGATGTGGCACCGGCATCGATGCCTTcaacatcgaaggagccaaaggataagcaaacagtgAAGTAG